The following coding sequences are from one Candidatus Aminicenantes bacterium window:
- a CDS encoding efflux RND transporter periplasmic adaptor subunit, translating into MKKTLFALLILVFTLSFCSKKNNVSEFQQKPLLVKAEMPQKGTLTKYFDYKGTVSAWKTANIAPDASGRVGRILKKQGDRVNQGELLAVLDMTSLELQQKQAQAAMAVAQTAFQNAKLNAERMKKMLENKAISQMQYENTQLALDAADTQMKSAKANLDLVDYIAKNAYMKAPFAGIIAAKNMEEGDMINPMMGMGQSILTLMDLSKVKVVVDAPAEEIERIRIGQKCLVKISSLPGEVFIGEVYSKNLAADPLSKTFKVEVTIDNPQMKIKAGVYADIAIEYIRKENVYLLPITALLSGDKEVMVDDNGVARKRPITIGEKNGTRFEVVSGVNPGELVLTEGNYDLKDGTAIVMAGDKK; encoded by the coding sequence ATGAAAAAAACTTTATTTGCGTTATTGATTCTGGTTTTCACGCTGTCTTTTTGCTCGAAAAAAAATAACGTGAGCGAGTTTCAGCAGAAACCGCTGCTGGTGAAGGCGGAAATGCCGCAGAAAGGGACATTGACCAAGTATTTCGATTATAAGGGGACGGTCAGCGCCTGGAAAACCGCCAATATCGCCCCGGACGCCTCCGGACGCGTCGGCCGCATCCTGAAGAAGCAGGGCGACCGCGTCAACCAGGGCGAGTTGCTTGCCGTGCTCGACATGACCTCCCTGGAGCTCCAGCAAAAGCAGGCTCAGGCCGCCATGGCTGTGGCCCAGACCGCCTTTCAGAACGCCAAGCTCAATGCCGAGCGCATGAAGAAGATGCTCGAGAACAAAGCGATCTCACAGATGCAGTACGAGAACACCCAGCTGGCCCTTGACGCCGCCGACACGCAGATGAAGAGCGCCAAGGCCAACCTGGACCTGGTGGATTACATAGCAAAAAATGCCTACATGAAAGCGCCTTTCGCGGGCATTATCGCCGCCAAGAACATGGAAGAGGGCGACATGATCAACCCGATGATGGGCATGGGCCAAAGCATCCTGACCCTGATGGACCTCTCCAAGGTCAAGGTCGTTGTGGACGCCCCGGCCGAGGAGATCGAGCGCATCAGGATCGGCCAGAAGTGCCTGGTTAAAATATCCTCTCTCCCGGGCGAGGTTTTTATCGGCGAGGTCTATTCCAAGAACCTGGCCGCCGACCCGCTCTCAAAAACTTTCAAGGTCGAGGTCACCATCGACAACCCGCAGATGAAGATCAAAGCCGGGGTCTACGCCGACATCGCCATCGAATACATCCGCAAGGAGAACGTTTACCTGCTGCCGATCACGGCCCTGCTCTCCGGCGACAAGGAAGTGATGGTCGATGACAACGGCGTGGCCCGCAAGCGTCCCATTACCATCGGCGAAAAGAATGGCACCCGCTTCGAAGTCGTGTCCGGCGTCAACCCGGGCGAGCTGGTGCTGACCGAGGGCAACTACGACTTGAAGGATGGCACGGCCATCGTCATGGCTGGAGATAAAAAATGA